The DNA sequence AGTGATCTTTCATAATGTTTGACAGTAATATCTACATATACACGATTTATGTGTCTTTGTTTATTTGGATTATGTCTATTCGATAATGTTGCTCTCATATAGAGACCTcaccatctgtaggtgaagtgccacaaatatTGACCTAAGCATAGCGCTCAGAAACGTAAGAGTGCGGGTTCTTAATCATGCCAAagcctgccgtgacacgggacctccgttccGAAAGAACgatgattttcacttctaatacAAGGCGGAGCAGTCAATAGACGCACTACCTGTGTTCTAATACAAGGCGGAGCAGTCAATAGACGCACTACCTGTGTTCTAATACAAGGCGGAGCAGTCAATAGACGCACTACCTGTGTTCTAATACAAGACGGAGCAGTCAACAGAcgcactacctatgttaaacgccttaggtttgacgcggctcTGGGATTCGAAATCAGGACCTCCAGGATGCTAAGTGAGCGCCCACCACCAGACTACCGCAACTGGTATCTGCAAGGCGGTCACACTTGTAGTGGATTGCGTTTTGGTTTTATGTCAGACACCACCTCTGTAATCTAGCCTAAAAccagttaatattttttttagcacTCCATCTTGAAATATGTAAAGACTGCTTCGTTGCAGATTGCATTTTAGTGGAGTTCCACTCGACTTGGGATTTCTAGTCCCCTACCGAGTCTGTCAGTCCGCCAAATCAGTTTTGAGCACTTTGTATGCTCCTcgaaaaactaaatgtagaGTAAGAAGGCCTCTACgaaaaatgtaaatgttatGATCcatggggtagaggttctgatccaagggtgggtccaaaatttagtattatatacactgtagtatacatgtgtaaaacattcaaataatatcttctaaaagggactagtgatacttttaactaatactcaggtgaccgataaggcctgtgggtctcttgttactAAAAGTGACATAATGGAATCTGTCATGTCtggttttattttatatgaCCTGGCTATTTTTGTGCATAAACTGGACGAATGGTTATTCACGAAGACGCAGACGACTTGACGTAGCGCGGGTAGGGGACATGTATTACTTTACAATACTTATAGAATGCTTGTTACGTCTTATTTTTTTTCGAGTTAAGATCCAATTCAATTTGCACGGGTCAACTTGCCCCCGATGCACCTGAATCTAGGCAGGGGGGGGGTCTACTGCACAAGCGGATGTCCTTTCGGTTGTGCAGTAGTTCGATTGGTACCAGTGCGCAATATGAACATTTgcaaaacacgtcagacagcacttgacctaatgataggttgtattggcaaactagatcattataacgaccatagaatttgcgaaatacttactttaaacgacactgttgaaaccctgtaacatcaacttgtttgtcagtagtctgtctcgatttaaGAAATGATCAAACACAGAACAAGCTATAGTGTATCGAATCAACACCATATATAtccagatgataatggaatattgcttcaaaaatatgggaagttaatgatggagaagctgaaatcatcttgtttgtcataaagttgagttgttagtttgccgttaacatctatgctaaataaatatctaagtacTAAGCAGATGTCGAAGTCTctttgttgtcttttatttcgagttcactgggatatatcgaatcgacatatgaatgaaaatgattatagttaatagataaaacgtcgtcgatatatcaaaatgattatagttaatagataaaacgtcgtcgatatatcaaaatgattatagttaatagataaaacgtcgttgacaTATCTAAATGCCGAGTAGAAGCTTGTGTCAGACATAGTGTAAGTTTATTTACATATTAGGTACAGGCGCGTAGCcaggaagaaaatgaagtgtacgcatAGTATGGCAAGGGGTAAggcggcccccagtgggtccatgACAGTGGGGGCAAGTGGACGAACCTCCTGAGTTTTACCAATGAAATCGCCTATATTTTGTGCCTCTGgggtttcttgtcaatttccaaacCCAAAAGAATTAACAAATGTTTTATTATGCCGGCTCAACGTTGTGTTTAGATTCCTTTTTACAAATTTCCCCCCGTTGTTTTCGACTCGTTTATATGGTAAATGTTCCTAGTATCATGGAATATCCAACATTTCGATTTATGTATATACCGTAAGTTAGGTTGTCGTCTGCAATATTTAGTAGATAGTTCATAGATGTTGAAGATGGCTAAGAAAATAATCGATATTAATATTGTATCGATGAGGAACGAGTGATATACGTTGTATCACATTGTCGTGGATTCGTTTCTGACTTGATTGTAAGATCTAAGGTAGCTCGTtacatcaaaattttatttaatggctctttaaaacacatcttgtgaagtatggtttcaccatcgaaaaagtgatacaagctctcaattattttatatgaattttttgtgatttttcccggaatgataaaaagggtgttttgtttgcaaataagagattctagagtccaaatttcggtgtgatttggtgcatgatatgaatatctaataaaacatacataaaaaattcaaatatatatgttctatttttttagaaaaaaatatgaaaacgttatttgttgatatattttaaatctacggataaaatcttcaaaaaacatgtcagttagaaaagagatatatcgaagaaatatattttaaaaagaaattgaaacgaaattaCCAAAATTCAGATATTATCACTATATTTGTACTGGCCACCGTCCATAATAAATAGAAACAAATCGTCTATGCGTATGCCTAGAAAATTTATTCTTAAGTCAATGATTGGCATCATGTGACTTCCTCAACTTCATACGATATactgtaataaaacaaaacaataattgtAAACAGTGAATTGATACTGACAACACATATGatcatgtataataataattcaaACTATCCAAAAACCTAGTTCAATACAGAAAATTGCTGTTTATAACACAGACTGCACCAAACGAATAGTACTCTGATataaattacaataaatataaagaGCATCTGTATTGCACaacaaaacagagttattgcccctgaagtTACAAAAAGTTTGAGTGCAACTAGTTTTCACCTTATGAGCAAAATTAATCTACACATGgtcttactatatgtcatatatatcttaATACTAACATTGAATTATATTGCACAATACTGTAATTCTGTAAACATAGTTTGCATAAATATTCAGAACATGAACTACGTACACATGTGTTTACTCAGAGAACATGCTTTATACactatcaattcaaataatacACGTTTTCAAATAAATCTATGGAATGTGCTAATGTTCATCATTGTCTTACCAAATAAGTAGTTTCTCTAGAAAACAGCAGTTCAGTACAATGTCCAGTGAAACAGGAACATAATACCCACATTCTTCGCAGCGAGCTCGTGCatacacaaaaaatatatgtgCCCTAAAAACTATGACGTAGCGCGCGGATAACGTGTACAAATTGGcgcaaaaatttaaatgtcgAAATTGGCTGCTACAACCCAGCCCCCTAATTGTGGAGGGCAATGTGACAGAATTACAACTAGTGcacaataatgaaaaaatatatacagtcACTTCGTAACGAACGGAATAAgtaataaaatgtacttaagTCATGATACATGCATGGATATTGAACATACACCCAAGCAAATGCATATATGCAACGAATTCTGTCCATAATGTTCGTTTTTAATCCATTTCAAAAATGAGGCACAATTTGTCTATTGGACGAATTAAagtgtttgtttgggttttaacTTTCACTTGACGCACAAAACCTGCACCATCCGGAATAGTTTCTGTAACGACTCCCATAGACCAGGAATTTCTAGGAGCACTAGAATCCACTATCAGAACAATGTCACCAATTTTCATGTTTCTCTTCACATTACACCATTTCTGTCGCTCTTGAAGTAAAGGTAGATATTCCCTCATCCAACGATTCCAGAAGAGGTTTGCCATATACTGAATTTGTTTCCAGCGCCTTCTACAGTAGTCATCAGTCTTCACAAAGATGTCTTGTGGTAAGATTGGTTTAGTTTTCATCAGAAGTAGGTGGTTTGGCGTCAAAGCTTCCAAGTCTCCTGGCTGATCTGAACATTTCGTGATGGGGCGTCCATTTAGAATTGATTCAATCTCACACATGAGAGTACGAAGCCCTTCGTCATCCAAAACTTGCTCTCTCAGGACACTATTCATCACTTTTCTAATAGATCTGATGACTCGTTCCCACACACCACCATGATGAGATCCAGAGGGTGGATTAAACTGCCAGTCAATATTTCTTTGAAGCATAGAATCCTGTATCTGAGATAGGTTCCAGTCATTGATAGCTCTTGCAAGCTCACGCTCAGCTCCCACAAAGTTGGTCCCATTATCTGATCGTATTTTGATGACTTGACCTCGGCGTGCAATAAAACGACGCATTGCATTAATGTACGGATGCTGCAACTTCAATGTGCACAGCACGGCAAGctaaacatgtaaatgtaactCCATAGCGCTTGACATGACTTCGCTTTTGCTTTACTTCGAATGGTCCAAAGTAATCTACACCAACTCTTGTAAATGGAGGTTCGTTGGGAATCAAACGATCTTCTGGTAAACTAGCCATCTTCTGTTCTCCTACCTTTGAGCCTAGACGACGACATACAGTGCACTTAGATATAAGCTTCCGAATGGCTGAAGGTGCATGAATAAGCCAATACCTCTCTCTTAGAGCTGCTAGCGTATGATTTCTGTCACTGTGTTTCAGGTCGTGATGAATCTGTCTAAGAATCAAAGATGAAACATGATGATTACTTGGCAGTATTATCGGATGTTTACTTTCTGCTGGCATACTGGCTCTGTGAAGTCGTCCACCGACATGCAAAAGTCCATCGTTTTTATCCAAAACCGGGTCAAGTTTTCGTATACAACTGCTTCGTGTCACATATGAATGTTTATCAGCAAGTGTATGTAGTTCATCAGCAAATGTTTGATGTTGAACATAAGACAAAATAGCAGTTTCCGCTTCTGTCAAATCttgaaatgaaatatgtccCATGTTGTAATGTGTAGAAGGGACTTTGACGTTAGATGATTCATCACCACCACTCTTGTAACTCCTTTGTTGGATACGACGTAACAGTTTTTTGCGTATCTTCAGAATCCATGCGACACTCTTCCTTAGGGTGTACCAAGACGAATGATAATTGAGGAGATTGTTAACACTCTCCATGACATCACTTGGTTTTTGTATATTGGCTACTGCAGCTCTGACACATGCCTTAACTTCTGGATCAACATCCGTCGTTCCTTCTAGTATTCCTGGTGGTGTTGTTGGCCATTGTTCAGCTGGAGCCCATAAAAAGTCAGGAGCCTGGATCCAGTAGTCATGCTGTATGATCTCATCTGCAGAGAGTCCTATTGATGCATAATCTGCTGGGTTGAGTTTGGTATTAATGTAGTGCCATTCACATGGTCTTGATCCCTCATGAATCACAGCGAGTCTATTTGATACGAATGTTTGAAATCTAGACGTCTCATTTCCTATATAACGCAACACGGTCGTGCTATC is a window from the Ostrea edulis chromosome 5, xbOstEdul1.1, whole genome shotgun sequence genome containing:
- the LOC130055031 gene encoding uncharacterized protein LOC130055031, translating into MVVHLFGASSSPSCANYALRKTAKDSEGLFDTEVINTVIRNFYVDDCLKSVKTVDDAVSLVNDLQKLLMKGGFRIAKWISNNRDVMMSIPVSERAKEVMDLDLDHDTLPMERALGVQWCVESDAFCFKIEVKEQPLTRRGILSIISSVFDPLGFLAPFVSRAKKILQNFSKLQLGWDDEIPENLAIQWNNWFSDLQKLSNFTIERCIKPVGFGMLCSVQLHHFADASEIGYGTVSYLRLENTIKETHCSFIMGKSRVTPLKQTTIPRLELTAATVAVRTDKMLKAELDIPIDESMFWTDSTTVLRYIGNETSRFQTFVSNRLAVIHEGSRPCEWHYINTKLNPADYASIGLSADEIIQHDYWIQAPDFLWAPAEQWPTTPPGILEGTTDVDPEVKACVRAAVANIQKPSDVMESVNNLLNYHSSWYTLRKSVAWILKIRKKLLRRIQQRSYKSGGDESSNVKVPSTHYNMGHISFQDLTEAETAILSYVQHQTFADELHTLADKHSYVTRSSCIRKLDPVLDKNDGLLHVGGRLHRASMPAESKHPIILPSNHHVSSLILRQIHHDLKHSDRNHTLAALRERYWLIHAPSAIRKLISKCTVCRRLGSKVGEQKMASLPEDRLIPNEPPFTRVGVDYFGPFEVKQKRSHVKRYGVTFTCLACRAVHIEVAASVH